AGTTTAATGGTAAAACCTCAGCCTTCCAAGCTGATGTCGTGGGTTCGATTCCCATCACCCGCTCCAATTATGCCGGTGTGGCGGAATTGGCAGACGCGCACGACTCAAAATCGTGTTCCTTTGGAGTGCCGGTTCGACCCCGGCCACCGGTATTATGATGCTGCTTATGCAGTAAAATCAACGTTTCTTACACTCTGTAAGGGGCGTTTTTTATTTTAAAAAGAAAACCACCATTTGATCATAAAAAATTAATCCATAATGAGAGGATTTGATTGTAATGATGAAAGATAATTTCTGGCGTGAACTGCCACGACCGTTTTTTGTACTTGCACCAATGGAAGAGGTAACGGATGTAGTATTTCGCCATGTAGTGAGCAAAGCAGCAAGACCTGATGTGTTTTTTACAGAGTTTACGAACACAGAGAGCTACTGTCACCCAGATGGGAAGCAAAGTGTACGCGGGCGTTTGACTTTTACAGAAGATGAGCAGCCAATGGTTGCACATATATGGGGAGATAGACCTGAAAATTTCCGCCAAATGAGTATTGGAATGGCAGAACTCGGGTTTCGTGGCGTCGATATTAATATGGGCTGTCCTGTGCCTAATGTGGCATCTAAGGGGAAGGGGAGCGGCCTTATCCTCCGTCCAGATGTCGCTGCAGAGATAATCCAAGCAGCAAAAGCAGGCGGATTGCCTGTAAGTGTGAAAACAAGACTTGGCTACACAGAAGTAGAAGAGTGGAAGGAATGGCTAGCACATATATTGAAACAAGATATTGCTAACCTTTCAATTCATTTGCGTACACGTAAGGAAATGAGCCAAGTGGATGCTCACTGGGAGCTGATTCCAGAGATTAAGAAGCTCCGTGATGAAATAGCGCCAGATACATTGTTGACGATTAACGGAGATATTCCTGACTATCAAACTGGCTTGGAGCTTGCTGAAAAATATGGTATTGATGGGGTAATGATTGGGCGCGGTATTTTTAAAAACCCATTTGCATTTGAAAAAGAGCCAAAAGAACATAGCAGTAAAGAATTGCTTGATCTCTTGCGATTGCATCTTGATCTACATGACAAATATTCACAAGAATTAGAGACACGCTCATTCCGAGCTCTGCATCGCTTTTTCAAGATATATGTTAAAGGATTTAGAGGAGCAAGTGAACTAAGAAATCAATTGATGAGCACAAATTCATCGGATGAAGTGCGTGAAATGCTTGATCTCTTTGAGAAAAATGCTGACATAGTTGAGTAAGAATATGTGATTAATTGGCTGATGTGAGTACATTTACCTTGACTCCCATCAGCCAATTTTTTCTTTTATCAATTGTATATGGCTAGACTGTTGCGAAGTATTATTAGTTATACTAAAATTAAGTGCCTGTTGCTTTATAAAAAGGTACTATTATTTAATATAAGGAGTTACATAAATGGAAATTAAAGATATGCTTATTCGCTTGAGATATGCGCTAGAAATAAAAAATAAAGAAATGGTGGAGATTTTTAATCTTGGCGGTGTCGAGGTAACGGTACCTGAAGTGGTGCAAATCCTGAAAAAGACAGATGACGAAGAAGAGGAAAATGACGATCAAATTAAATGTACAACTAGTATGTTCGATTCCTTTTTAAATGGTCTCATTATTTATAAAAGGGGAGTACAAGAGCCTAAACCAGGGATGCCTAATGCTCCAGCTCAACCCTCTCAAAAAGGGGAACATATTAATAACCTCCTTCTAAAAAGAGTGAAGATAGCACTGTCTTTAACTACGGAGGATATGCTGGATATTTTTGCAAACGCAGGGTTAACAGTGACAAAAGGTGAGTTGGGTGCTTTATTGCGAAAAGAGGGACATAAAAATTATAAAGAGTGTGGAGATAAATTCGCCAGAAACTTCTTAAAAGGACTCGCAGTCCGATACAGAGGATAAGGTGATGTAAATGATTCATACGTACTCAGGTTCGACAATTAGCTATGAAGTAAAGTACAAAAATAGAACCTCCATCGGAATATCAATAAATAGCTATGGAGAAATTGAAGTACAAGCTCCGAAAAAGATAGCAGATGAAAAGGTGCTTCAGGCTTTAGAAGACAGATGGGAACTCATACAGGAAAAATTAGCAGAAATGAAGGATAGGTGGAATGGTCCACAAGAAAAGGTCTATGATAATGATGAAAGCTTTCTGTATTTAGGGAAAGCATATCCTATTAAAATATTCCAAGACCGTAAAATTAAGCAGGACTATGTTGTATTTGAAGAAGAAACACTGTATATATATGTGAAGCAGCTTGACGATGAAAAGAGTAAACAAGCATTAAGACGTTTTTATTATCAGCAGTGTAAGGACTTAGTACAAAAAAGTATCTCTGTTTATCAAGGCAACTTTAAAACAAAACCCCGTTCTGTACGGATATCAGATAGTAAAACGAACTGGGGTACATGTGATTCCAATTTGCAATTAACCTTCAATTGGAGACTGGCAATGGCACCACGTGAGGTCATTGACTATGTAGTTGTACATGAGATGTGTCACATGGTCCATTTAAACCACGACCGCTCGTTTTGGCGTCTTGTTGGGAAAATAATGCCTGATTATAAGGAAAAAGAAAATTGGCTAAGCTTTTCAAACTGGAAAATGACTGTTTAGAATACAGGGCTGGAAACAATTCATTGAGCTCTCACGATTGTGAGAGCTCTTTTTTACGTATTTTAGAATTGTTGTAAAGCAATTGCACCAAAAATGTATATAACTTGGTTAGCATTCAAACAATAATAGTTGCCATATTTAAGTTATAGGTGGGATTGATATGTATATCTTATGGAGTACAGTAGGTTTGCTTGTTATCATGCTCTTTTTTATGCCGAAGCAATTAACATGGCGAGAAAATGTCATTGTTGTGCCGATTGTAAGCTATTGTGCTTGGCTTGCTCATTTCTTCATTGCTGTGAAGCTTGATTATGTAGATTTTGGCCCATCCAAGGAGGTAGAATTTACGGATTTCGCTCTCGTTTCATTAGTTCCTCCGTTGCTAACAGTATTATATTTAAACTTTCAAAAAAATAATCATTATCTTCTCTATGTAATCATTTGGACAGCCATCTCTTTTTTGATTGAGTATCTTTTGCATAAAGCAGGATTCATGAAGCATTTCGAGTGGAAGCTTTGGTACTCTATCCCTGTATATTTTATATCTTATCTAGGTTTGTATTGGTTTTATCGGAAGGTGATCAAATGCCCTCCAGAAAACGGCTAAACTAAAGCAATCCCAAAACTCTCCCACCATCAGGAGAGTTTTGTTAATGCCTCAAGAAAAACTATATTTATTAAGCAGCACCCACACCAATTCTCCTCTCGTTGTACTGTTCGTTTTTGTGAAAATCGATTTTAAATGGTCCTGTACTGTATGTGGCGAAATATATAATGCTGCTGCAATCTCTTTAGTGGTATTTCCGAGAAATATATAGTTTACTAGCTGTTTTTCCCGGTCTGACAGTCTGTATAGGGAAGCTGTATTATGTAAAATTTCTTGTGGTGCTGTTTTTTGGCAGGTGACGGCAAAGTGCTGGTCCTGTGATTGCATTAAAGTCGCATGGATTGTGAAAAATTCTCCTGCAGAGGGGTGAATACAAATTTTTGCTTCTGTCTGCACTAGATCATTCGCCTTTGCTTTTGTACATACTGCCCTAACCGGCCGCGGTAAAATGGTGCTGTCTATCTGTTCTAGCTTACGCAGAAAGTCAAGCAAGCTCTGCCCGCCTTTATTGGCTGCGGTTATTTGCATATCTTCATTAAGCAGTATCACACTTTTATCCCAATCTGCTGTATTGCCTGGTGGCAATGGAGCAGCAAAAAAGTCATACAGCTTTATGGAGATCGGCTGCAACAACGAAATTATCTCGTCCATATCTTTTTGGGTAAACATCTGCTGTTTATTAGAACGAAACAATGTCAAAAATCCGCAGCATTTTCCTTTATACATAACAGCTGCACGCAGCTCATCTGAAAAACCAGCAGGCTGAAGAATTTCTTTACTGCGGGTACTCAACGCAAGATTTCCATTTGTAGAGTGACTTAAAACACCAACTGGAACAGGAAGCTTTATGAGATTTTCAAACCGGTTAAAGTCCTTCTGTAAATATTCATTTTCAAATAAAAGAGGATGTATTTTTTCAATCCGAGCATCCGTGAAGGCACCTGTTGATAGAAGTGTTAATGAGTCGACTGTCGTAAAACACCCTGCCTCATAACAAATAGACTTTTTTATATGTATTAAACAGTTATTCAAAAAATCAGTTATAAACGCTGTGTCTTTCTTCAATTTTTGTTCGCCTCTTTCCAGGGTGATAACTATCCCATAAATATGGGATTTTGCTTGTTGTAATTTTTAAATAGAATGATAATGATTATTAATATCATTAATTTAATGATAACAAATGGGAATTACAATTGCATTCATTAAAAAAGGAGGCATTCATATGCCGGAAAGCAAACGAGCGAAGAGCTGGGAGGATCCTAGTGTTAATTCCTATGCTACAACAATAAGGAAAAAGATTGCAGGTTACCCACTATTATATGAGCTGACAGGGAACTTGATGGAAGGTTTTTTAATTGGTGACAGTAATCATACAGTATTAATTGTCGGAGCTGGCGGCGGGCAAGAACTCGTCACATTCAGCAATAATTCGCTCTGGTCATATGTGGCTGTCGATTCCTCAAAGGAGATGCTTAAACTTGCGAAAAGCAGAACAAAGAATATAGCAGATCGAATCTGTTTTCACCACTCAGAATGGGATATGTTTTCTACCGAAAAACAATTTGATGGAGCTACATGCCTGCTTGTTCTTCATTTTATAAAAGGGTTAGAAAATAAACGGAAATTTCTGTTGAATATTGCTAAACACCTTAAACCAGGTGCACCGCTTTTACTTGCTGCCATTCAAGGAGAACAGGTCAGTGAATCTTTCGAAATGCAAATGGCGGGTTGGAGAAATTAAATGATCTCAAACGGCATATCACCTGAAGAGTTCGCAGAATTTGCTGCAACAATTGGGCAGGGGACAGAGGTTAATAGTGAAGAAGAATGGAAAGAATTATTGTATGACTGCGGCTTTACTAATGTCAGCTGTTATTTTGGATCATTTCTTATTAGAGGCTTCATCTGCACAAGAGATAAGGCTCAAGCTACTTAAGAACCAATAAGGGGGTATATTATTCGGCTTCCCCCCTCATTAATTTCCTAAAGATAGCAATATTGATTAGTTGAAAAATCAACAGCAGCGGATAAGCAGCGGCAGAATACCAATAGTTCCAGCCATTATGATAAAAGTAACCTGATTTAACGGAGGCAAACTCATAAATTATACAGAAAATACTCCAATAAATGACATATAAGGATTTATGAAGCACTGATTTTTTATATGGGAAAAAATTTACAAATAATATTCCGGATGCAGGAAAGAGAATGATGATTGGCAAGTACCCGGCAAATTGAATGCCTTGGGAAAAATAGCCATATAGATGGAGCTTAAGATCAAGCAGTACGTCAACAAAAAATCCAATAAACATGGAATATAGGATAACGGCATATTGCTCTGCTTGTGAAATTCTCTTCGGAATTATCCAAGCGATAACAATAAATAGGAGGCAGGAGATAATTAAAAAGGTCATAATACGCATCAGTTCCTTTAGTGTAATAATCCATAAAAAATATCGTTATCCTTTTCTTTCCTTTTCTACAACAAAACGATGAAAGAAATAGTTGCATCCTGCGACAGACAGACTTAAGCAGAAGAGCTGCAGCCTCTTAAGGTTGACCAGCTTATAGATTTTGAACTTTTCAGCGAGTGTACTTAATGGGTAGGCAAACAGAAAATCGGCAAAAATATTCGAGATAATATAAAGCCAAACTTTTTCATATGTAAGTTTAAAAATCCATAAATTTAAGGTGAAAAAAAGGCCGAATACAAAGGTGATGTCTGTAGAGAGTCCTGGAATAATCGGTTTTTTTACTTTCCACCATGTGTAGCTTTTAGAAAGCTCACTGATTAAAGTAATTAGAAGTGAACTAAAAATGCCTGTAGGTAAAAAGCGTCTAAAGGATTTCGCGCCAAATAGTAAAAAAGTGAACCATGGTCCAATCAGCAGCACATACATTTTCCAGTTTCTCATCTTTTTTCCTCCTAAAAATTATCAACATCAAATATAGTATTTCCGTCCTAACCGCATTTAATTAGTTCAAAATAATGCCATAAAATGGTACGATAATAGGGAGAAAAATGTCCGCAAACAAGAAAAGGTAGTGATAGCTTGAAAAATCTGCTGAACAATGAAAATTTTGAATGGCTGAAATCTGCCTTTATAGCGATTATTGCAGTGCTTGTCATTCGCCTATTTATTTTTGTCCCAATCATTGTGGACGGTGAATCAATGGAATCTTCGTTAGATAATGGCGACAGAATGATTGTTACAAAGGTAGGGAAGATTCAAAGATTTGATATTGTCGTGTTCCACGCTAATGAAAAGGAGGATTATATCAAGAGGGTAATCGGCTTGCCGGGCGACAAGATAGAATATAAGGATGATACACTCTACATAAATGGCGAGGCTTATGAAGAGCCTTACTTGGATAAAAACAAGCAAGAATTACGGCAATTATTCGGAAGCGGGGCATTGTTAACAGAAAACTTTACATTAAAGAGCCTGCTAGGGTTGGACCGAGTTCCGAAGGATTCCCTGTTTGTGCTCGGTGATAACAGAAGAAACAGCAAGGACAGCCGTTATATCGGAGTAATCCCGACAAGCAAAGTAGTTGGGACGACAAATATTATTTATTGGCCAATCAAGAATATTCATCTCGTAGACTAACAAAAAAGTGAAAAGGGGAATAAATGTTGGGAAACGATTTTTACTGTGAGGAAGTTCTGAGTAATAAGACAAAGGTGAAAAGAATAATCGAAACAGATAATGTTTTAGCTTATTATCACACTAAACCATTTTATCCGGTACATATCGTGGCCATACCAAAAAAGCATATTTCGTCGTTATTGACACTTGAGGAAAGTGATCAAAAACTGCTGCTTGAGCTTTTAGGTGTCATTCAAAAGCTTGCAGCGAGTGTGACGGAGGAATATGGTGCATGCCGTGTAATTACAAATTTAGGAAATTATCAGGATTCCAAACATCTTCATTGGCATATAGTATTTGGCAATCCTCTAACGAATCAGTAAAAGGAGCGCATAATGTTACGAGCAATCATTTTTGACATGGATGGTACGTTATTTCAAACAAATTCTATTTTAGAATTGGCCTTAGAAGATGCTTTTAAACGTTTAAGGGATCAGCAGTTATGGAATAGTGCCACACCAATTGAAAAATACAGAGAAATTATGGGGGTGCCGCTTCCGCAAGTATGGGAAACTTTACTGCCCTTACACAGCCAAGAGGTACGTGCGGCAATAGATGCTTATTTTTTAGAAAGATTAATAGAAAATATCAACAATGGCAAAGGGGCATTATATCCTCACACACAAGCAGTGCTTGCAGAATTAAAAAACAGGAACTTTGCAATTTTTATTGCCAGCAATGGCCTGCCTGCCTATTTAAAAGCAATTGTCGAGTATTACGAGTTAGATAAATGGGTAACCGAAACCTTTAGCATTGCTCAAATACATTCACTAAATAAAGCCGATTTAGTAAGAGCTGTCATCCAGAAATATGAGATAGTGTCTGGCGCTGTAGTCGGTGACCGCTTGTCAGATATTCAAGCAGCGAGTCGAAATGGCTTCCTTTCAGTCGGATGTAATTTTGATTTTGCTAAACTAGAGGAGTTATCCGAGGCAGATATAGTAATAGATGACTTGCGTGATTTGCCTGCAATTTTTACTAAGTCATTAAAGTGACTCTTTCAAACTATTTGAAAGGGTCTTTTTTTGTTTATACATATATGGAGAGGCTTATGGGAATTATAGGTACATCGGTAATGGGAAAGAGGCTGCTGCTGTTATGTTAACGGAAAAAGTTTCGCTCACACAATTATTTACATTAATATTAGGCTTTAATCTAGGAAGCTCCCTTGTTTTTGGTATAGGCCTTGAGGCGAGGGAAGACAGCTGGCTTGTTATTTTATTTTCTACATTTATCGGTGTTATTATTGCCTATTTATATTATCATATGATTATGTTACAGCCGAACAAGAACTTATATCAAATCCTGGAGTTCTGCTTTAACAGACCAGTTGCAATCATAATAGGTTTTATTTATGCTGTCTATTTTTTTTATATTGCAGCAAGGATTGTCAGAGACTTTAGTGTGTTGACTTCTGCTGCTATCTTGCCGTTAACATCGATAGAATTCATCGCGTTAACCTTTACGCTTCTGCTCGGTTATATTTTATATCTTGGAATAGAAGTGCTCGGTCGAACAACGGAGGTGCTGACACCATACTCTATCGTTTTTTTACTATTGCTGACGATTTTTTTGTATGGTAGCAGAAGTCTCAACCTTGAAAACATTCAGCCTGTATTAGGGAGAGGGATTGGACCATTTGTAAAAAGCATGTTTCCATACGAAGTAGCAAGGCCATATGGAGAAATGATTGTTTTTATGTGCATTCTGCCTTTAGTAGGGAATATACACAAAAGCAGAATCATCTACTTATTTTCCATTATTTTTTCAGGGCTGTTTTTAACATTAACTAGTTTGCTGATAACAGCATCCCTTGGAAGCAGGATTGCCTTAAGAGCAAACTTCCCCCTCTTATCTGCAACCCGTCTTGTATCAAATGGGGAAATTATTGAAAGAATGGATGTTATTACAGTGTTTATGATCATGCTTTTGAGTGTTGGTAAAAAGCTCGGTGTTTATATACGGAGGACTAAAAGGGCTGGTGCTTTCACTTTTTTTATATTTAATTATTTTGATAAAAACGGCAGTCAAACAACGAGGGATCGCGAAGTAAAAATATGGATAAGTTTTGCATGGCGGAAAAACAATTACGCAAAGTGAATTTTTTAATTTTTGTGCAAGAAGATTGCTCTAGACCCACCCGAAATATGCTTGTTATCATATGATTATTATTAAGTAGGGAGAGATTTCATGGAGGAGCAAAAATTTAAGGACTTAAAATTAGGAGAACGAGGAGCATTAATCAGTATTGCTGCCTATATTTTCCTTTCGATTATAAAGCTGTCGGTAGGTTTTATGACGGATTCACAAGCATTGCGGGCAGATGGTCTGAATAACGCAACAGATATTATTGCTTCGGTTGCAGTCCTAATAGGATTAAGACTATCACAAAAGCCTGCAGATAAGAATCATCGCTATGGTCATTGGAAAAGCGAAGGCATCTCTTCTATGGTAGCTTCATTCATTATGATGGTTGTCGGCATTGAGGTGTTAATTGATTCTGTTTCTTCCTTCATGCACAAGGATAGTCAGTCACCTGATATGATGGCAGGGTTTGTCGGTTTATTTGCTGCAGCAGTAATGTATGGTGTATATCGCTACAACAGCACTTTGGCTAAGAAAATTAACAGCAGTGCTGTTATGTCTGCGGCAAAGGATAATATTTCAGATGCGTGGGTAAGTATCGGTACGGCTGTCGGCATATTCGGGTCACAGTTGAATATGCCGTGGCTTGATTCTGTTACTGCACTGGTTGTCGGAATGCTGATCTGTAAAACAGCTATTGAGATATTCAGGCAAGCATCCCATGAGCTGTCAGACGGCTTTGATGTGGACAGGCTGCAAAAGTTAAAGAATGCTATTTTGATTATGGAAGGGGTAAAGGGCATTAAAGAAATAAAAGGGAGAAACTACGGCAATAACGAAGTGGTCGATGTTTCTATTCTCGTTGATTCTACATTGGATATTAAAAAAGCCCATGGGATAGCTGATGATGTGGAGGCAGAGCTGCAGCGTGAATACGGAGTTTACCAAGTGCATGTCCATGTAGAGCCCCAATAAAAAAGCAAGCTTTTTAAGGCTTTGCTTTTTTATTTTGTTTGTTTAAGGCTCTTTGGGCTTGAATAAATTTTTTCATTTCCTTTTTTTCCTTTTTTGACAAGCCATTCAATCGTTTTTGCAAAAGCTCTTTAGCAAACTGATACAGTTCCATATCAAGCTTATTATAGTCTTCTATCAGCTTGATCGTTTCCTTCGGGACATCTGCCCGTCTAAGCTTTTTCTTTGTAATATTGACCTTGTTATAATGAATGTCGTTCCAATTATACACAGATTTAAGTAAATATAAGGATTCATCGAATCTTTCCGTTATCCCCACAGCATCAAATGACTCTAATCTTTCTTTGGCTAAGTTAAGATCATACTGGACAGGATATCCGCATAAAAGCAGTGTCTGACAGTTATT
This DNA window, taken from Niallia sp. Man26, encodes the following:
- a CDS encoding tRNA-dihydrouridine synthase, whose translation is MKDNFWRELPRPFFVLAPMEEVTDVVFRHVVSKAARPDVFFTEFTNTESYCHPDGKQSVRGRLTFTEDEQPMVAHIWGDRPENFRQMSIGMAELGFRGVDINMGCPVPNVASKGKGSGLILRPDVAAEIIQAAKAGGLPVSVKTRLGYTEVEEWKEWLAHILKQDIANLSIHLRTRKEMSQVDAHWELIPEIKKLRDEIAPDTLLTINGDIPDYQTGLELAEKYGIDGVMIGRGIFKNPFAFEKEPKEHSSKELLDLLRLHLDLHDKYSQELETRSFRALHRFFKIYVKGFRGASELRNQLMSTNSSDEVREMLDLFEKNADIVE
- a CDS encoding DUF1456 family protein, giving the protein MEIKDMLIRLRYALEIKNKEMVEIFNLGGVEVTVPEVVQILKKTDDEEEENDDQIKCTTSMFDSFLNGLIIYKRGVQEPKPGMPNAPAQPSQKGEHINNLLLKRVKIALSLTTEDMLDIFANAGLTVTKGELGALLRKEGHKNYKECGDKFARNFLKGLAVRYRG
- a CDS encoding SprT family zinc-dependent metalloprotease; its protein translation is MIHTYSGSTISYEVKYKNRTSIGISINSYGEIEVQAPKKIADEKVLQALEDRWELIQEKLAEMKDRWNGPQEKVYDNDESFLYLGKAYPIKIFQDRKIKQDYVVFEEETLYIYVKQLDDEKSKQALRRFYYQQCKDLVQKSISVYQGNFKTKPRSVRISDSKTNWGTCDSNLQLTFNWRLAMAPREVIDYVVVHEMCHMVHLNHDRSFWRLVGKIMPDYKEKENWLSFSNWKMTV
- a CDS encoding CBO0543 family protein, giving the protein MYILWSTVGLLVIMLFFMPKQLTWRENVIVVPIVSYCAWLAHFFIAVKLDYVDFGPSKEVEFTDFALVSLVPPLLTVLYLNFQKNNHYLLYVIIWTAISFLIEYLLHKAGFMKHFEWKLWYSIPVYFISYLGLYWFYRKVIKCPPENG
- a CDS encoding helix-turn-helix transcriptional regulator, with translation MKKDTAFITDFLNNCLIHIKKSICYEAGCFTTVDSLTLLSTGAFTDARIEKIHPLLFENEYLQKDFNRFENLIKLPVPVGVLSHSTNGNLALSTRSKEILQPAGFSDELRAAVMYKGKCCGFLTLFRSNKQQMFTQKDMDEIISLLQPISIKLYDFFAAPLPPGNTADWDKSVILLNEDMQITAANKGGQSLLDFLRKLEQIDSTILPRPVRAVCTKAKANDLVQTEAKICIHPSAGEFFTIHATLMQSQDQHFAVTCQKTAPQEILHNTASLYRLSDREKQLVNYIFLGNTTKEIAAALYISPHTVQDHLKSIFTKTNSTTRGELVWVLLNKYSFS
- a CDS encoding class I SAM-dependent methyltransferase; translated protein: MPESKRAKSWEDPSVNSYATTIRKKIAGYPLLYELTGNLMEGFLIGDSNHTVLIVGAGGGQELVTFSNNSLWSYVAVDSSKEMLKLAKSRTKNIADRICFHHSEWDMFSTEKQFDGATCLLVLHFIKGLENKRKFLLNIAKHLKPGAPLLLAAIQGEQVSESFEMQMAGWRN
- a CDS encoding CBO0543 family protein, with the protein product MTFLIISCLLFIVIAWIIPKRISQAEQYAVILYSMFIGFFVDVLLDLKLHLYGYFSQGIQFAGYLPIIILFPASGILFVNFFPYKKSVLHKSLYVIYWSIFCIIYEFASVKSGYFYHNGWNYWYSAAAYPLLLIFQLINIAIFRKLMRGEAE
- the lepB gene encoding signal peptidase I, encoding MKNLLNNENFEWLKSAFIAIIAVLVIRLFIFVPIIVDGESMESSLDNGDRMIVTKVGKIQRFDIVVFHANEKEDYIKRVIGLPGDKIEYKDDTLYINGEAYEEPYLDKNKQELRQLFGSGALLTENFTLKSLLGLDRVPKDSLFVLGDNRRNSKDSRYIGVIPTSKVVGTTNIIYWPIKNIHLVD
- a CDS encoding HIT domain-containing protein, with translation MLGNDFYCEEVLSNKTKVKRIIETDNVLAYYHTKPFYPVHIVAIPKKHISSLLTLEESDQKLLLELLGVIQKLAASVTEEYGACRVITNLGNYQDSKHLHWHIVFGNPLTNQ
- a CDS encoding HAD family hydrolase, whose product is MLRAIIFDMDGTLFQTNSILELALEDAFKRLRDQQLWNSATPIEKYREIMGVPLPQVWETLLPLHSQEVRAAIDAYFLERLIENINNGKGALYPHTQAVLAELKNRNFAIFIASNGLPAYLKAIVEYYELDKWVTETFSIAQIHSLNKADLVRAVIQKYEIVSGAVVGDRLSDIQAASRNGFLSVGCNFDFAKLEELSEADIVIDDLRDLPAIFTKSLK
- a CDS encoding GerAB/ArcD/ProY family transporter, whose amino-acid sequence is MLTEKVSLTQLFTLILGFNLGSSLVFGIGLEAREDSWLVILFSTFIGVIIAYLYYHMIMLQPNKNLYQILEFCFNRPVAIIIGFIYAVYFFYIAARIVRDFSVLTSAAILPLTSIEFIALTFTLLLGYILYLGIEVLGRTTEVLTPYSIVFLLLLTIFLYGSRSLNLENIQPVLGRGIGPFVKSMFPYEVARPYGEMIVFMCILPLVGNIHKSRIIYLFSIIFSGLFLTLTSLLITASLGSRIALRANFPLLSATRLVSNGEIIERMDVITVFMIMLLSVGKKLGVYIRRTKRAGAFTFFIFNYFDKNGSQTTRDREVKIWISFAWRKNNYAK
- a CDS encoding cation diffusion facilitator family transporter, translated to MEEQKFKDLKLGERGALISIAAYIFLSIIKLSVGFMTDSQALRADGLNNATDIIASVAVLIGLRLSQKPADKNHRYGHWKSEGISSMVASFIMMVVGIEVLIDSVSSFMHKDSQSPDMMAGFVGLFAAAVMYGVYRYNSTLAKKINSSAVMSAAKDNISDAWVSIGTAVGIFGSQLNMPWLDSVTALVVGMLICKTAIEIFRQASHELSDGFDVDRLQKLKNAILIMEGVKGIKEIKGRNYGNNEVVDVSILVDSTLDIKKAHGIADDVEAELQREYGVYQVHVHVEPQ
- a CDS encoding sulfotransferase family 2 domain-containing protein, giving the protein MTEQDLIIFLHIPKTGGSTLNTIFKRQFSVEEIYDHELFQNEVIPLDQLTERQKNDINAFAGHHLYGVHEHFQKQHHYFTMLRHPVDRVLSLYSYLRNYPGYERLKDMTLEEFVRTEPEANNCQTLLLCGYPVQYDLNLAKERLESFDAVGITERFDESLYLLKSVYNWNDIHYNKVNITKKKLRRADVPKETIKLIEDYNKLDMELYQFAKELLQKRLNGLSKKEKKEMKKFIQAQRALNKQNKKAKP